The genomic interval TGGaccacatagaaaaaaaaacatggcgCAGTTACTTGATACTAACTTTGTTGAAGACTAATCTGTCAAAAAAAGGTGAGGCCATATCTTGTCTCACACCTCTCTTCAAATTATTCAGCTTGCTGATAAAAACCGAGCAAATAGAGAGTTCAAGgccacatttataaaaataatcactTGCTTGTTGAGGAAAAAATGGTCAactgaagttaaaaaaaaaaaatgcaaacggGACATACTGTTCATAAGCAATCTCGAACAACTTTCTCGACAACACTCCTCCAGATGAAATTTTTTGCTTGACaccttcagtaaaaaaaaaaaacatatacactTGTAAGAAAAGGAGAAGTTTTACACTGTACCAACTGATACTGCAAAATCAATggaccataaaaaaataaccacgCATTAGCAACTTAGTTTCAAACCTGTGTAGATACGATCAAAAACTCGAGGGACACCACAAAATAATGTGGGTTTTAATTGTTGAAGGTCCTCCATCAAATATCGAACATCCTATAAGTAAAAAATGCATAATGGAGTTGAACAcacattttgtttttgtgtataATAAATACACAGCTGAACTAGAAACCGTTGTGAAACAAAACATATACATACCCCTTGCCAATAACCTATGGAGGCTCCTTTATAGATGCAGTAGTTCTCGATTATTTGATCAAATATGTGAGCTAGAGGAAGGAATGAAAAAGTAAGTGTCTTCTTCTGTAACctgagagaagaaaaggacaACAGATCTCATATCACAGAATTTCTAGATTATTGATATCCATTAATAAGATATCTCACAATATTGACAGACATTATATATCcacaatttaataattatcagATTCAAAGGTTACGACCTGACTGGGAGTAAAGATAATTACATTCACAAAATGATGTAATTGCAGTCTTTCCAACATATAAGTGTCGTAAATAAGCAGAAAGAGTGTCATAAAACTGAAAAGGAATGATCATATCTCGGAAGTCAAACAGTGACAGCTTACTGCTTTATCAGTCTCCAGAATCAACTGCTCCGTGTTAATGACTTGGGTTATAACAGCTCTATTTGTCAGTATAACACCCTTTGGGTCTCCTGTCGTGCCACTAGTATACATTATCGTGCAAGTGTCATCCTTGCATACTTGTGGTAGCCTGCAATTAACATTAACctgaaagaaaaagtaaataatatagTTAAATGACTTATATCCATTCACATGCATGATTCATATCCATCCCCACAAATGTAAATACCTGGATAAATCAGTAATATACTCCTTTGGGATagcataaatatatatcattgaaagaAGACTCAAGGAAAGAAACATATCAAAACATCCTGTTTTCATTaaaagttatcatccaacactGTGCCAATATATCCATTAAAAAGATAAGAACCACAAGTGCTGAGAGCAAATCAAGCACATAGAAGTCATGCAGGGAACATGAGTAAATGATTTCCATTCCTAAACCTTTCTCATTGGATTGAGATAGATTCAAAAACTCTTCTACAACCCAAACAGAATCCATAACTGACGCTGCCATCCAAAACTCACTTTTGACCTCCATGGAACTGGAGTTCCAAGTTATCAAATACATCCTGAGAGGACACGGATGAGAaactaagagagaaaaaaagtgtAAGAGAGGTAGAGGGAGTTAGAAAGCAAGGAAAAAAGAATGGTTTTCATGGTGCTTTAAAGATGGCTTGTATGCACCGAATAATTTCTTAGAGATTTGTCCAAAGGTGAAAACCATATACTTGGTCTATTGAGGTGAGACCTTTGTATATTTGTAAATTGCACTGTTCTCTTGTGAATGTAGGCCCCGATTTTGGTTGAACCACATAGATTGGTTTTTAGTGGTGGTGATTATTTCTTGGGTTATTTGATGCCCTAATTTTGCATTAATCTTGTCCATGGGTGTGAACTAAATCAATTAACCTCCCCATTTGTttctaacaaataaatatggttCCCATCGCTAGAGGCTTGTCTTAATGATGAACAGGTGTTGATTGTTGGATTATTTGGGTGACTTGCTTTATAActgcttatttttctttttggaaaataaGGACTTGCAGAGTTGCAGTGAGAATCTAATGACAACATTCTTAGCAAAGCCCAAGTTTAGCTCAGACTTTCTTTAACAAGGCCATGAAATCCACAATTTTGTATAAGTCTGACtggaaaaatatgaaagttgaaCAGTTGTCTAAACCATCAGGGTTCAATATATCATAAAACATCAATGCACACAAACGCAAACACACAcaaatggagagagagagagagagagagagagtactGACTGATAAAAGAAATTCCTCCCATGAGAAGCAAGATACTCCAATTCGCTCAGCTTCCTGCTTTTGCTCATCAGCAACTTTCCCAAAGCTAACAATTGCTGGATAAGTAGTGCATGATGATAATGTCATCACAATAAATACAATGATTAAACATTTTAGAACCAAGAATTCATTTCCTACATACTTTTTAGATGTGCAACACATCTGAGAAGACAGGTAAGCATCTGAAAAAGATGGAGTCACATCATAACTTAATTAGCTAGTAAAAACCACAAGAAAATCTTCTCAAAAGGAAAATACAGTAATAGTTCATCAAGTAATTAAATACTTCAGACAAGTTTAGAAATGATGGGTTCAAAATATGgagtactttttcttttttgatagtAAAGAAGATAGTTAACGAATGAAAAATGCTAAATGCTCATGGTCTGCAGGAAAGGTTTATGGAACAGATTGCATTACACCAAACTAGATGATGCATGAGtaagaaatataattaagtgATAGACTAACTTAAATCTCAATTCAAATACTTCTCAAGATATAGAATACAGTGCCTTGATATTTTATTGTTGTCTGTTCCAATAATTGGCACATGTTGACCAATTTCTAGTAAAAAGAAGGGCAGAGGCACAAACTTACAGACTGCATCTTGTTTTCTTGGACAAAAACTATTGAGATTTCAGCATGGTTGATGATGAACTCTACCGCATTAGCACCTGTGGTATGTTTAGACACATATGAGAAGAATGCACAATAGAAATTATCAAAGCAAACTTCCATATCAAGCAGACGTTGATaggaaagaaaaattataacaagATAACCACAACCCAACCCTAACAGACATCTCTAAGCTAACAGCCCATTATAGAGTTCTCAACTTAAAATGATATTTAGAATAACAACTTTCAGATAAGAGCCTTATATGCACATTGGCCTTCACGTATGTTAGTCCTTCCATGCTCTGATAAGGAAACGTCCTAATTTACTGACACAGAGAATAGAAAATCATGATCTGTAATGGACTACATAAAGATATTTCTGAAGTGCCAGAGGCTAAAAGCAATATGCTGTTGAATTCCACTAATAGAAATAGAAATACAAGATTTTTATGCCACACAATACACAATACACTCAATTAATTGCACTTATAGTCATAGGGATGGATATCATTAATCATACAATACAATCAACTAGTTTTGCTTACTTTTTGTCCATGAAAAAACTAGAGATTTTAATGCACATAGttcaaattaaatatcttgGCTCCTCGTGAAGTAGTCAAAGAAAGGAAATTCCTACCAAGGGTATCATAAAGAGGTACATAACAAATTCCTTGACTGACACAAGCCTGCAAGAAACCAAATTACATTTGATTAGAGAAAGAATCTAATAATTTTGCATGAGATAGAAGTTCAAAAGTGACATCAGAAGTACTTCTTTTATGAAAAGACACAGAAAGAAAGAAGCACTGCAGCAGAAACTCAAATCACATCACTAAAGGGTGTTGTGACAAGGGTAAATGCCACACAAGCATGATATTGATGAAAGAACCAGtaacaaaaaaactataataGCTATAGTTAATTTATGCTATTTCAGCATCTATCTATTTTTCACATATGCTGGCatgaaatatgaatttatagTGCTGCCATGAATTTATAGTTCATATGAGAACATAAAAATATGAACTACTTAGttgaataaatattaataaaagtcaAACAAACATTTGTCATGGATATTGTTTgcaattacaataattaagtgGCCCCAGCAtatcatcttcctcttgttgtaCATTAATATTAGATGTATCAATTGTATgacagaaaaaattaaataggcTTTACCTCCATTGCAGTCACCCATTCAGGGCAGTTGACTCCATATATGCCACAACGATCTCCCTGGTTAAACAAGATAAACGGAAACAACTGATAAGCAATTCCTGTAACCACgtaacaaacaaaaagaaaagaaacataatctACTTACAGGGTTAACACCAAGCCCCTTTATAGCAGATCCAATCTTGATGGCCTTATTGTAAACTTCCTCGTAAGTCTGCCATACATACTGACCCACCTACAGAATCAATTCTACAATTAATTGCATAACTTCCTTTGTTGTTTACTACAGTAGTAATTTTCAACAGGAACAACAGTTGTGCTGTGAGTAATTTCTGCAAAAAGGTTTGGCAGTGATTAAGGTAATTTCTGCCAGATGAAGTATTAGAAGATCCAACCAAATGATCATGAAGTATGATGCGAGAAGATATAGGCATTCATGCAATGAATACCAAAACagagaaaattgaaagagaCATTATAGCAATGAAGATGTCACTATTGGGATTTGGGTGGGTGAATGAGATACAGTGAAGCCAACGTCCTATATATCTCCCAAGTTCAACACGGAAAGAATAggataaacaaacaaaaaataaaacatacctGACCGTCATTGACCTCACGTCGACCAAGCATTTGATTCTGAGGGTATAGCTTGACCGATCCACTGAAGCATTGCAACTGATCGATCAGAAAGACAAAAAAGAAGCAACGAATgccaataaaagaaagaaatcattttactttctttttaatcaaaattggaGTATTTTGTGTATGTTCGACATCATTAGATTGAATCTTCTGGCCATTCATACATTTTCTCGAAGGACAAGAAATATATCAAACAACAAGATGACAAGGAAGAAGTCCAAACACATGGTTCCTGGTCCCTGCTCCTAATTAGCTAAAAGTGTTTCGTGTCTgatattgaatgaaaattcaaatatcTTACTGAAAAATCAAGCATGTCAAACGTAGGCAAAATCCATGAGGCATGATGAACATGAAGGAGAAAAGCAGAAACATGTATATCGACACACGACACAAAACCACAAGTTTGAGTtgtgagtgagagtgagagcGAGAGCGAGAGCGAGAGCCTCCACTCCTCTCCTGCCTTTTGAAAAGATTGAAGTGCAAAAAATGGTAACGTAACTGACCAAAAGAATTCCCATGGGGACTCAATCTCAGAGGGAGGATCCAGAAGGCCATCCTTGGCGTAAATGCAGCGGTAAACAGGGCCAGCAGAGGGCCGCTCACCAGAAGCCGGCCGTGACTCCTCCACTTTCACAGTATAAGCCTCCATCCTGGCTCGCCACCCTTTCCCTCTGTTTGGCCACGAACTCGTGGGTTTATACTGGCTGAACTAATGCTAATGGGGGTAGATGTGCATgagattaatattaaaaaaaaaagaaaaagaaaaagaaaaaaaagttggtTGGGGAAATTTAAGCTTGCCATTGCTCTCTCTGTCTCTATCGACCCTGAG from Dioscorea cayenensis subsp. rotundata cultivar TDr96_F1 chromosome 7, TDr96_F1_v2_PseudoChromosome.rev07_lg8_w22 25.fasta, whole genome shotgun sequence carries:
- the LOC120264939 gene encoding LOW QUALITY PROTEIN: long chain acyl-CoA synthetase 2-like (The sequence of the model RefSeq protein was modified relative to this genomic sequence to represent the inferred CDS: deleted 1 base in 1 codon; substituted 1 base at 1 genomic stop codon), which translates into the protein MEAYTVKVEESRPASGERPSAGPVYRCIYAKDGLLDPPSEIESPWEFFCGSVKLYPQNQMLGRREVNDGQVGQYVWQTYEEVYNKAIKIGSAIKGLGVNPGDRCGIYGVNCPEWVTAMEACVSQGICYVPLYDTLGANAVEFIINHAEISIVFVQENKMQSMLTCLLRCVAHLKTIVSFGKVADEQKQEAERIGVSCFSWEEFLLSVNVNCRLPQVCKDDTCTIMYTSGTTGDPKGVILTNRAVITQVINTEQLILETDKAVTEEDTYFSFLPLAHIFDQIIENYCIYKGASIGYWQGDVRYLMEDLQQLKPTLFCGVPRVFDRIYTGVKQKISSGGVLSRKLFEIAYEHKLNNLKRGVRQDMASPFFDRLVFNKIKQVLGGRVRMMLSGAAPLPKHVEEFLRVTSCSVLIQGYGLTESCAGCFTSVANVFSMVGTVGIPVMTIEARLESVPDMGYDALSPTARGEICLRGKTLFFGYYKRADLTDEVFVNGWFHIDDIGELXPDGVMKIIDRKKNTFKLSQGEYVAVENIESAYAQCSLITSIWVYGNSFESFLVGVAVPEKQALENWAAANDLTGNFVELCKHPKSRKYILEELNNTGRRLQLRGFEMLKAIHLEPFLFDMERDLITPTFKLKRPQLLKYYKERIDELYQEAKEKKV